A stretch of DNA from Vanrija pseudolonga chromosome 6, complete sequence:
TGctcctcaaagtcgtcgagcagctggacCGAGCGTAGCTTGGGCGCGCCCGTCATCGACCCGGGCGGGAAGCAgcgcttgacggcctcgacggcgccaatctgcggcgcgagcgtgccgcgcACCGTCGTCACGAGGTTGTGTACCCCGTACGACTCGAGCGCGATCAGCTGAGGTACCTTGACAGTCGAGGGCACGCAACAGGATAACAGGTCGGAGCGGATGAGGTCGACAATCTGGGGTGAGTCAGTTCTGCATCACAGCTTGGACACCAACCATGAGgttctcggcgcgctccttgaGGTCCTCGCTCAACTCCTTGCCTCGCCTCTCGTCCTCAtacttggcctcggcgatgcAAGCCTCGCTGCCCTTGTCGGTGCCGCCACAGCCTCTACCGGGCACACAGACACACTGTCCCGGCTGCACACGGCGCGCAGTGCCCTTGATAGGGCGCATCTCAATAACGTCGCCGATGATCTGGAGGAACCGCTCGGGGGACGACGAGAGGACGTGCAGGCCGCGGCCCTTTGGCGTGAGGATGCCGGGGAAAGAAATGAATGTCGAGTAGTATGCTGGGTTGAAGCGCCGCAGGCGGATATATGTGGCATATCGGTCCGAGTCTGGCGGAAGCGTGGCAATGAACGACATGGTCTGGTTCAGTTCGTAGCTCTCGCCTTCGCGAATGGCTTCACGGCATGCGTCGATGCGCGACATGTGGGTCTCGCCCGAGATGCGAGGGCGGAATTGGGGGAATGCGGGTGTCGGAGTGGTGAAGGGCTGGGGGGCGGActtgagcgcgtcctcggccttggagaTGAACTCGTCGGCTGATGCAGCCGACACGCCAAACTCGACGCCGTTCGAGTGGAGCCAGTCGAGCATGTCGGCGCCGGTAGGCGATCCAGAGTCGGCAATGACGGCACGGGCAATCCACTCGCCGTCTTCCCTCCGCTCGAGGACCTTGTCGGACCACGACCACACGGCGTCCACACGCTCCACAACCGCCTGAGGGGGTCGGCGGTAACCTGCCAGACTCTCCTCCTTCATCTCGTAGGTGAACCATCCGACCCAGCCACCGCGGAAGCCACCAGCCTCACCGTCAACCTTCTCAGCGAGTGCCGACTGGCCGGCGTTGAACCATGACCAGAAGGTCTCACCGCCATGTAGAACGAGGGAGGCCGCTGGGGTCTCCGGGTTTGCCGGGGTGTAAAGGTTTACTGTACGTGTGGAGAGCGCGTAGGTGATGACAAAGGTCGGCGCGGTGAGTGACGTTGTCGTAGGGCGTGATGgctgtgggtgtgagcttgtGCCGCTGCCTCCCCAGAGTCGATCCAGCGACAACTCACACTCTTGCCATCCAGCCAGATCTCGCCGACACGGTTCGTCTCCGTCCGCACAACACGCTCGTAGATCTCGCTcgtctcgcgctccttgccaaggtcgccgaaACGGCGTTCCGCAAGCTGTAATCTGGCCTTCTCGCGGACGGGGTTGAGGCCGGGgacgggcgaggtcgagcgagtgggggccgccgaagccgcgaCACGGTAAGTGCACGCGGACACGATCTGCTTCTCGAGGCGGGGGTACACTGGCGGGCAGTGGTGAAACTCGTGGACCTTGTCAAGGAAGGCGTGGAGGAGGCTGTTAccgcgcgtcgacgagatggacTGGAGTGGGGTCAGCGTTGCTCGGGCTGCCACAACTCACCTCTGGGTGGTACTGGACGCCCCAGAGAGGAAACTCCTTGTGCGCCAGGCCCTGGATGGTCGGCTCGCTCCCGTTCTGGGGGTCAGACCAGGCCGtgatctcgagctcggaggGGACGCTGGCGGGGTCGATCGCGAGACTGTTGTACACGACCGCGTCAAAGCcggcgttggcctcggccggcCAGATGGGGGACGCGAACGGCCCGAGGGGAGGAGACACGGGCACGACGCGGACGACGTGGCCGTGTGTGATCTTGGGCGTGTTCATGATCTGCGGTGTGAGTGACGCTTCTATAGCGCCAGACGCACCTTGCCACCGAACGCGACGCCCAAAGCTTGGTGGCCGAGGCACACGCCGAGGATGGGGACGGGGTGCTcgcggagcagctcgagcgcgaagCCAATGTCCTGAGGGTTAGCGGCGCTCTCTAGCACGCTGGGCTTACGGCTGGGTGGTCGGGCCGGCCGGGACCAGGGGAGAGGATCACGCAGTCGGTGTTGGGGATGACCTCGCGTCGGAATGTGGGCCTTGGACGAGGTCAGCTCTGCAGCGGCCGGATCAACGCGCCCACATACCAGTCATACTTGTCCGCCTTGATGACCACGACCTTGCGCAGGACCTCGCTGTCCGAGTAGAGCTGGGTgaagaggatgaggaggttGTTTGTGTCTGTGGAGTGGGCGTGAGCGATTACGATACGGCGGAATGGTGCGATGGGGAGcggagctggctggcttATCGCGCGCTAGCCCGGCCCCCACCAAGAAGACGACTTACACGAGTCGTAGTAGTCGATGATGACGGTACGCGGGAGAGGGGGCACCATGTCGCCTGTCTGCCCCTGTGCAGTGTGATGCGAGGCAAGAATGCAAAccaggccagcagcaggaggaTGACGTTCTGAAAAATCAAGTCGACGGTGACCAACGAGCCCGGCATCGCGGCGGGATCCGAAAGTCTTGGGCAAGCAGGGGGCCCCGGATTGGACATTCCAGCACCTGGCTTTCaacaacgacgccgaggacacATATTTCCAACAACAACGCTGAGCGAGAGTATATCGtgcacgacgcgccggccccATGCCCGGCCCccacaacaacgacgacgacatggcaGCCGTATTCGCCGACAAGGCGCTCCTGCGCAAGGGCATGCTGCggacgctgcgcgcgctgacgGAGGAGCAGCTGTCCGAGCAGTGTGAGTCGCGCGCCCGTGACACAGCTAACActcagcggcggcagtgtTCAACGTGCTCAGGCAGCAAAAGTTCTACCAGGAGGCGCGCAGCGTGGGGTGTTACCTGTCTATGAAGAAGGGCGAGCTGCGCACCGGCGCGATCGTCAGCGACCTGCTACAGTGTGCGTTGCGTTGTGCGTTCGAGGACGGCATGCTGATGCCGACGATCGCAGCGAACAAGGCACTGTACACCCCCTACCTGCCCCCCGCGGCCTCGCAGGCAGACCAAGATACCCCGCTCATGGAGATGTTGCGGCTCTACTcgcccgccgacctcgccgcgtgCCCGCTGGACAAGTGGGGCATCCTTGACCCTGGCACGGTGCGCCGGGACGccgggcacgacggcgagcggcgcgaggacggTGGGTCGTCTACCTCTTGCTCGTGCATCATCTCCATCTGACTCGCTCGCAGTCAACGACACCTCGGCacccgcgctcgacctcatcctcgtccccGGCGTAGCGTTCGACGCGGCATGTAACCGCGTACGTGTTGCCCCACCCACAGACAATCCTGACCCGCAGCTTGGCCGCGGAAAGGCACACTACGACCGCTTCCTGGCCTCCTACTCGTCCACAAGGGGCAAGCCATTACTGAGTGCGTCGTGTCTATTCCCAGCAACACTGACGCCGCCcagtcgcgctcgccctctcgccgcagctcgtcgacacccCGGTCCCCGTGACCCCGAGCGACTttgtgctcgacggcgtcgtctcgcCCTCTGGGCTTGTgtggcgcgacggcgcgcagagATAGATCCTGCGAACCCGACGGAGGGCGCCAGGGGGCCTGGCTGGCACAATGTATATATCATGAATAGGCTCAGAGTTATCTCTTTCCGGTATCGGTCTGAGTCGAGATCCGTCTGTCTCGAGGCGACTAACTCTGGCCGGGCCCGGCAGGCTCTGGCAGCGACTAACCAACTGTGCTTGCTAACTCTGGCAGCGACCAGCTCTGACAGCGGCTAGCTCTGACAGCGACTAACCACCAACTCTGGGCGCCGTTGAAACGGGTCGTCTAGACGCCTGTCTCGTTTCTCTCGAGGCTGAGACAATGCTGCCATGTTCTTACGCCACGCACTTACCAAGGCATGGAATGCTACCTGGCTAGCTGTGAGGTGGTTCGGTGGCTTGCACCAAGCCAGCCGTCTGCGTCATGATGTCTCGCTGCTGTTTTAGCgggcggtgccgccggcggcggcgtccatTGTGGGTGGCTGAGCCTATTCACCATTGATACTTCCCGGAGGCTACGGAACGGAAAGGCGCAGTGGGTCGGTCGCATTGAGTTAAGTTGCGGCTTTGCATCCCCTCTATTACCTCTACATAAAGCAAACCTACACGCTGttgatgctgctgcgcgccaaGAACCTTGTGAGACGAGACGGATCAGCCGGTGAGAAACAATCGCTAGTGagggccagccagccagccagccagcctccgCAGTCAGACATGACAAGATCGccacggtggcggcggcaggtgtTCGCTCGCAGGCTGTCCGGAAGCATTCGccgacccccgcgccgacctgaGGATTCCATGATCCAGGATGCGAGGCCACAGCGGGCAGAGAGGGATCGGGCAGGCAGCACAAGCAGCAGTGTTTCAGAGACCGCGAGGCGGTGGTAGGGCGGCCGACACGACCTGAGCAGGAGCAGAGCagtcgccaccacctcggaACCTTATCAGCTGGAACGACCCTTGCAAGTACGCGATGTTGACAGTCTTCTTGGATGTGCCGTCGCTCAAAAAGGAACACGACTTCCGTCGGCCCGACGACGGATTGTCTCGTGTCGTTGAAGTTGTCGCTACTACTCAGTtgtggcggcgccagctgcgcTGCTCGACATTATAAGGCTCAACGGTTGTTGTTGAACAATGGGTCTAGGAAACTCAGAAATGGAGGCTGGGGGAGggaacgacgccgacgccgccgccgtggcgctgGCCCGGCCTTAGTGCACTTTGTCTTCTGGGTAATGGAAAGTATCAATCAGTCAGGGCTTTCGCGTCTCGTCACTCCAGGGAGGGCAGGGAGAGGCTCTGGGTCATGGATGGTGGAGCTATGTATGTAACCCTGGCTGATGCTGGAATGCATTGGGCCCACTAGCCCCGGTTTGGGTGCGGGGCATGAAGCTGGATCTGGTGGTGGCCTGGTGGGCTGGTGGGCATGTGTGCTTGCGGCGACTCCAGCTGACGACTGCCTGTTGTACGTTATTGTGCCGATGCTAGTGCTGATGATGATATGGTGGCCGATTACGAGGTATATGAGTGGGGATGATCAATGGCCGAGCCGGAGATGAGGTTGCAGCATGGCTAGTCACCTGTCTACTCGCCGAccgagcgaggccgagagtCCTGCCTGCACAGACACGTCGGTGCGTGCATGCAAGAATCGCATCGACAACGACATGCACGTTGAATGCGATGCAAGTAGTGGCCAAGGGAGGCAAGCAGGCGTGAGACGATCGCTCCCTAGCAGGTATGCATTATGGAAGGTTTAGGGGGAGTCTGCCTCaggcaggtggtggtggctgccCCTGTGTGCCCATTGTTctggatgacgaggagggacgacgagccggcctTGTCTCGTCAGTCAATAGAGAGACCCTAGGACGCTTTAGGAAAATGGGCGTAgagcaaggcaaggcaggcagAGTTTAGCACTGGCTGGCGTCAGTCAGGCAGGCATGCTGGGCAGGCAGATGCTCGAGATAGAATTAGGACGACCCTGTCCAAGAGCAATGGCGCCTCTGGCCgtggctgcctgctgcctgtcTGCCTGCCTCTGGCCAGTCTGACAAGTTTCCTTTTAGTGGCGTCCTGGCGGCAAACAGGCacattgacgacggcgacggcggcggcggcttctgCAAAAACATGCCCGACAGatgcctgctgctcctcctgcttCTGCAGCTGTatgcaggcaggcagacagCGCGATGTATTCTTATGATCACGGACAGGACGTGTTCTTGtcccttcttcttcttctcaGAAAAGTGCATCGTtgggaggacgacgaccaaaGACGCGTCGACATCGACCACCACACTACTACGCCCtacacacgcacgcacgcccacTACTAGCCGGCGCCATCGCGatcgcccaccaccaccgcgccctCCTCATCACCTCCTGTACACGTTCCACTGCCTAGCAGCGAGCAGTACAtacgcgcacgacgcacgacgtGTGTGAACCCGCACCACTCCGCGCCCCCTCGGATCACTCTTCCACCTCGCAACAAGGAACACTGGCCATCCCGCGCCTCTGGACGTTTTGGCCTCTTTGTCTCGTCTCCGCTCTCTCGGCGGCGTACTACACTTCTCTCCGTCCCGGTGAAACAGGACCCAGGACGCAATAAACGTACACCACGGGACACCTTTTCTGTGCCCATCGCTGCGGATTGCGCCTTGTACCACCCAGACAAGGCCCCCAGGCACGCACGGATAGCAAGAAGAACAACAGCCCATATTCCTCGTCGTCATAAAGCCACACTTTGGTGACACGCGCGGTTCCAACCAACAAAGGCCGCCCCCTTCAAAGACGTAGACGAAGACCAAGACGCGGATTGATCAATAATCTTCGCTTCACAGGCGGCGACGATCCCGAAGCACACACTGTATCGtcacgacgacacggccagcgcccaccacgacgacgcctcggcaCACAACCACGACACACAACATGACTTCTCCTCTCCACAAGTTTCTCTTCTCCCCACCACCGTCTCCTCCTCTGGCAACAGACGCCAAGCAGGACCCAAACGCACCATTCACGCCCCTCTCGACGCTGCttccacccgccgccgccgacagcgcccCCACCGACCCAAAAGtctcgccgcgcaccgcccagcgcggccgcctcgacgcggccaacCTCCCATCCCGCTTCTTGTCGCCCAACACGCCGACCAACAGCATGTCCTtgatcgacgtcgaggccgccaacgCTGGCGCCAAGGAGTTTaacgccgaggagaagaagtcgccgtcgctcaTGAAcccgctgctgtcgccccgcctcgcgcactACCGCGCGACGATTCCTCGCCCCATCCTGCGCATGCTCTTCTTCGCAGTGGTGCTCTTCACCTGCGTGGCGGTGCTTGTCATCACCGACAACCGCGCCCCGGCCACCAGCGGCCCTCACGCCTACGCCCCTCCCCAGGCGACGCAGGCACGCGTCCTCCGCAAGCAGCTCGCGTttgagaagaagggcaagcagGCGCCTCTTGTTGCTCGTGAGTCACTTGATTGACGGCTAGCGTGTGTGCACACACTAACACCGCCCTCAGCCAACCCGAGAACGTTCCGCCCCGACCCCCACCCGCTTCCCGAGTCGCACGAGCTTCTCGCTCTCACCTGGTTCGTCCAGGAGTCGGCGTACAACAAGCTGCCGTCCAACCTTGACCCCTCGttccccctcgacgccgcgaccATCATTGGCCCTGTCGGCGcgtccaagctcggcgcgacggacagcgagggcgagtggaaCTGGCTTCGCGACCTCAAGGAGGAGTTTGCCGACAGCGTCTTTGTCTGGTTTGCTGGCTCCGCGCCCCCCTTctacgcgctcgagggcatcCAGAACCGTCACGGCCAGGGCAAGCGCGTCAAGATGGTcccgacgtcgagccgcccagacgcgcacgtcgtccgCGGCGTCCTCTCGCGCCTGGGctacgacctcgaccgcgccccCGTGCTCATcattggcggcgaggccatCGAGGCCACTGCCGAGCACATggccgagctccgcgagtcgggcgagctGGGTGAAAAGCTGGCCGCTATTGGCTGGGTTGGCGCTGGCGTTCCTCCCAAGCGGTaagccgcggcgccggcaatAGAAGGACATCATGTAGGGTTCGGATCCGTCTCATTGTGAGAGTGTCATGTTTATATCAATCAATTGTAACATATGCAGAGCATTGGTTTGAATGCGATGGCAGAGGGGGGTCGTGGGGCGGCCCTGCACCCGGAAGCGCGTCATGTTCACGGCGACGGAATCAAAATTTAAATACGTGGATTTTCGAACAGCCAGGTGAGTATCAGTACGCGACGCGTTGAACGATGTCCAGTCGAGATTCATCTTGTCGCCTGGTCGGGTCAATATAACATTTGTTCAGTCCATCTCGGCTCTTGACATTGTCCTCAACCTCATCCTCTTTGACCCGTTTGATCAATCCAGAGGAACGGGGCAAAGATGTCGCACGTGACATTTGACAACAGTGAGCTGCCCTACCAGATCCACGAGCTCACACCTCAGTCTTCATTGGCGAGTCCGCCGAGCTTGGGAGTGAgtcacgccgccgggcgcCTTCCCTCGCCACCGATAGCTGACACAGACAAGAGCTTCGCTTCAACCCCGCTGGATTCGGCTGGAAGTCGTACAAGGACGAGAACAACACTCCTACGACGTTCAACGGCTCGGATGTCCGCGGCGCCACCTGGCTTCGGTGAGtcgagcgtcgtcgagcagggcaaCAGGGCGCAGACTGACGACCCGCCCCAGTGTAGCACGCAACTTCCAGCTCCGCGTGTCCCTGAGAAGC
This window harbors:
- the MTHFS gene encoding 5-formyltetrahydrofolate cyclo-ligase, producing MAAVFADKALLRKGMLRTLRALTEEQLSEQSAAVFNVLRQQKFYQEARSVGCYLSMKKGELRTGAIVSDLLQSNKALYTPYLPPAASQADQDTPLMEMLRLYSPADLAACPLDKWGILDPGTVRRDAGHDGERREDVNDTSAPALDLILVPGVAFDAACNRVRVAPPTDNPDPQLGRGKAHYDRFLASYSSTRGKPLLIALALSPQLVDTPVPVTPSDFVLDGVVSPSGLVWRDGAQR
- the pab gene encoding Para-aminobenzoate synthase; the encoded protein is MVPPLPRTVIIDYYDSYTNNLLILFTQLYSDSEVLRKVVVIKADKYDWPTFRREVIPNTDCVILSPGPGRPDHPADIGFALELLREHPVPILGVCLGHQALGVAFGGKIMNTPKITHGHVVRVVPVSPPLGPFASPIWPAEANAGFDAVVYNSLAIDPASVPSELEITAWSDPQNGSEPTIQGLAHKEFPLWGVQYHPESISSTRGNSLLHAFLDKVHEFHHCPPVYPRLEKQIVSACTYRVAASAAPTRSTSPVPGLNPVREKARLQLAERRFGDLGKERETSEIYERVVRTETNRVGEIWLDGKSPSRPTTTSLTAPTFVITYALSTRTVNLYTPANPETPAASLVLHGGETFWSWFNAGQSALAEKVDGEAGGFRGGWVGWFTYEMKEESLAGYRRPPQAVVERVDAVWSWSDKVLERREDGEWIARAVIADSGSPTGADMLDWLHSNGVEFGVSAASADEFISKAEDALKSAPQPFTTPTPAFPQFRPRISGETHMSRIDACREAIREGESYELNQTMSFIATLPPDSDRYATYIRLRRFNPAYYSTFISFPGILTPKGRGLHVLSSSPERFLQIIGDVIEMRPIKGTARRVQPGQCVCVPGRGCGGTDKGSEACIAEAKYEDERRGKELSEDLKERAENLMIVDLIRSDLLSCCVPSTVKVPQLIALESYGVHNLVTTVRGTLAPQIGAVEAVKRCFPPGSMTGAPKLRSVQLLDDFEEHYPRGIYSGALGYISLCGSADLSVVIRTMVLEGDQLSIGAGGAITWLSEREGEWKEVLTKVQSVVGPLEGL